From one Desulfobacteraceae bacterium genomic stretch:
- a CDS encoding OadG family protein, whose translation MMIIAGLKLALLGMAVVFFFLLLLVFCIKISFRLFSALNARELAEMETAKLRKRRRPPAIKPEDEVLVAVISAAIAAHRARSLPVR comes from the coding sequence ATGATGATTATCGCCGGTCTCAAACTTGCGCTGCTGGGAATGGCGGTGGTGTTTTTTTTCCTGCTGCTTCTGGTTTTTTGCATCAAAATTTCCTTCCGACTCTTTTCCGCCCTGAACGCCAGGGAACTGGCCGAAATGGAAACCGCCAAGCTGCGCAAAAGAAGACGCCCGCCCGCCATCAAACCGGAGGACGAAGTGCTCGTTGCCGTCATCAGCGCGGCCATCGCCGCCCATCGTGCCCGCAGCCTGCCGGTGAGATAA